The sequence GTTTGTTAGTGCGATTTCCATGGCCAGGAGGCAATTCATTCCATGTAAGATCTACTGGACCTTAACTAAAAACATTTCATTTTCCATTAGGAATTTGAGATAATTACTTGTCTGCAAACAACAAATTGGTTAAGGATTAGTTTCTAAAAGGatttaatgttaaaaaaaattgattaccACCTGTGTCGCTCAAGATTATATATTAGGGTTGATTTCTCATATGGTCACTCAACTAATCATTACTATCTCATAAAGTCACATTTCTTCTTAATTctattttcttcaataaagaaAGTAACTTTCTGAAAAGAACAACTACGAGTATTAGTTAAGTGACGATTTGAGAAATCAACTCTTATATATTGCCGTCTACAAATTTCAAGCGTCCAGTGTTCTAAGCCTTTCTTTTTCTGTTTTGTTTTTGATTTCCTGGTCAGCAAGGCGGGAATCTTTCTTTCATTGCTGAATCTGTGTTGAGAAACTATGCTGCTAGTAGTTCGGTTGTTATGTTCAGAATTAGTTCTAGCATAATTATATtgtcatacaacaacaacaacaaacccagtgtattcccacttagtggggtctggatAATTATATTGTCATAATTAtatgaatacaacaacaacactaCGACTTAATTCCTAGCGAGTAGTAATAATATCAATGTGTTCATCCATTCTCATTATTCTGCATGAAGATAAGCTAATATTGCTTTGAACTTCAGGGTTCAAAGTTCAGATAATCCCGGAAAAATATGTTCTGAAGAAACAAGCTGGTCTACTACTTGAGGAGCTCTGGACGGAGTGTCAAAGAAGTGCGGAGGATAAGCTATTGGAGCTAGTGGAAAAGGAAAGATTGCTTCATTCTGCTGCAACAGCAGGAAATGTGGAGTTTTTAGCTGTGGTTATTCGCAATCATCCTGATCTCATATGGAAAGTTGATGATGAAAACCGGACCATCTTCCATGTTGCTGTTTTAAATCGAGAGGAAAAAGTCTTCAGTCTTATACGCCAAATAGGAGCAATTAAAGACTTAATTATTCTAATAGTTGATAATGATGGCAACAACATTCTACATTTGGCTGGGAAGTTAGGGCAGCCAATTCGTAAACAGAAAATCGGACAGATGGAAGTCCTGAAAAACAAACTTCTGCAGTCGGTACCTCCTAATGCTGATAACATATTCGGTGAATCACTACAGCAGCTGTTTCGAGAGATAGAAATCATTAGACACATAATGGAGACACAGTCTGTTAAGGTAACGATTTACCAAACTCTTTCTCTATTGTTTATTTGAACATGTCCTCAATTACCCTTTTCATCTCTCTTTTACAATCATTTTAAACTATACATGTTGCTAGTTATCTACCAGACAACCAGTTTTTAACATGATACAGGATATATTATATGATCAGAAAGAAAAAAATCCCCGCTGTTTGGATTACTTATTGTAGTTTAAATAATGCACTGAACTGTACTACAGGAAGAAGAGAAGATTATGCCACCATCATTTCTCAGGGTTTCTGGAGCAGCACTTCAAATGCAAAGAGAGATATTGTGGTTCAAGGTGAGAGATTACCTAAAAGTAAATTTCACAGCCTGAAGCACGTCTCGTTGCATTTCCAATATCtgccattttaattttttaaaatatgaatataagcCGGATATTTTCTTAGCGTTTTTAGGAATGTTTTGGGATTGATCAATATAGGACTGACTTTCTGGAAGAGTTAtggcttttaaatttttttgttgctGGGGAATGATAGTTACTATATTGGCTAGGAAGTGGAGAAAATTGTACCACCTTCACTCCATAAAATGATAAACAAGGATGGGAAAACCCCGAGGCAATTATTCACAGAAGAACACAAGCTATTACTAAAAGAAGGGGAAAGGTGGATGAAGGACACCGCAAATTCTTGTATGATTGTTGCAACTTTGATCGCCACGATGGTGTTTGCTGCTGGCTTTACTGTGCCAGGCGGTAATAATAGTGATAACGGTATCCCAGTACTGCTAAAATTGAATGGATTTACGGTCTTTGTCATATCAGACGCGATGGCACTGTTCAGCTCAATCGTTTCCATCATTATGTTCTTGTCCATTCTGACATCTCGCTATGCTGAAGACGATTTTCTTGTTTCATTGCCAGCCAAGTTATTGTTTGGACTTACGACGGTGTTTGTCTCTATAGTTAGCATGCTCTTGGCTTTTGCAGCAACCTTCTTTTTGATCTATAGTAATCATACGGGTTGGGAGCCAAAGCTCACTGCTGCTTGTGCTGCGGTTCCTGTAGCTTTATTTGCTTGTTTACAGTATAAATTATGGTTTGATGTGGTAAAATCGACATATTGGTCCAAGTTTCTTTTCAGACAGGGAAAGCACAGTCTCTATTAACAACAGAGCCTTCACTGCAGATAAGGGTTACACAAAGGAGTATCCTTTTATTGTTAGAAGATGGTCCCTTATTCTAACTGAAGTACTCCTAATTGTAATGTTTGTGCATAAAACTTGAGAGAATTTCTCCATCAGTGTTATTTGGGATTGATAATATGTTTAGCATATTCAATTCATGTTCGGgaatgtttgatttgatttattatgaaattctTTGTTAAGCTCATTTTTTCAGTTGGATAAGAATGATCAATATATCATTGGCTAATGGTGTTGAATATTGCAAAAGCAGTTCCATCATGCTCTAAAGTGCTTTAACAAATTTCTCTGCAGGGTAGAAAGATGTTTATAAGTGTCAAGACACTAGCAAAATCCTGCATCAATTATGGCCTTCTGTTAGAGCATGTTAAGAGCATATATAGCATACAATCAGCTCTATTTGCTAAAACTTGAGTGCTGTAAAATTAAATAGAGTTGATACCAACGTACTCCCTCTTCCCCCATATTAGTTGATCATTTCTCTTTTTATACGCATATTAAGAAGTGATGTATAAGAATTATTTTACAAATTCACCCCTTATTTACAAACAAGTAATTTAATTTGAACACTTCCAAAAAGAATTAATTGCAAgggtaatataaaaaaaaatcttattagtAATACATTTTGATTTCGTAAGGTGGTCAACTAAAATGGGacaattattttcaataaaatgACGGGACAACTAATTTTTTATGACCAACTAATATAAGACGGAGGAAATAGTTCATATTAATTTGAAACACGCTATCTGTCGCAGTAAAATTTACACCATCTTAAACCGAACCTTTCACTTTTTGATTGGTATGAGCGGCTTTGTAAAGGAGCCCTATTCAGTTTCAGTGTGATATAAAAGATCAAAACCAGTGGTACACTTAGATATCTAATGCATAGAAAAGTAATAAATATGGAGATGCTCTGCTAGCATTCTACTTATAACGTGGGAGCAACTCCTTCGGTTTTCTGatcgaaaaaaaaaaactccttcAGTTTAGGCTCCAATCTACCCATTTTCTTAAAGAAATAGGAGTAACCAAAAAAGCCTACTGAAAAATCAACgaagttttttcttaaaaaaaaaattgacagaaTTCCGTTGGctctattatttttctcaaaaaaatacttaATAGACGCAGTTGACTTTTCTAATTCTTCCCGATTATGATCAGAAATTAccagttttattttcttattgtattAACTGATGGAAGCTGAAGGAGGGGTAACCGTAAAGTTATTGTCATCGGAGGTAACGGGAGAATAGCGGGGGTATAGTGCACTGGATGTCCTTCTTTTTTTTAACTTATCAACTACTAACATAATAGATCTCTGTCctcaattaatatttaatttgatttagtttcttttaaaaattaacaTAAATTAATTCGGTTTGATATACTATACGTAATTTCAACAGGAACCAAATCCACCTATATAAGTATGTAATTACAAATACCAAACCCTACTTCGTAAAGTGTCAGACCTTTTTCAGATCTGTCCTCGTCTGCAACAAAGTATGTCAGACCTTTCTTCTACAACACGTAGTAATAGTAAGCTGCATGGAAGGTCAAACGTTTCTCTTACAACACATAATAATGCTGATAGTATGTTGCACGGTATAAGAAAAAGATGGCCGTTTATGAAGTAGTGTTGCACTACTTACCGGAGGAAGTGATAGAGGTAGTGTTGGGTTACTTGACGTCGAACCAGGACCGGAATGCAGCGTCACTTGTGTGCAAGTCCTGGTACAATGCAGAAAGATTGAGCCGAAGAAAAGGTGATTATTAGGAATTGCTATGCAATTAGTCCTGAAAGGGTGATGGCTAGGTTTCCCAAACTTACATCCCTTACCCTCAAGGGAAAGCCTCCTTCTTTTCGTTCTAACTATTATATACCCGATTTGGTTGATTATGACTGCTCTGTTCAGCCTTGGATTGAGACAGTAGTCTCCAGTGGAGTCAAGAATTTCGAGGAGCTTCGTTTGAAGAGAATGTTGGTTACAGATTAGAGCATCCTCTTACTTTCTCAATCCTTTCCTCATTCTTTCAAGTCATTGGTTTTGATTAGCTGTCAAACTTCTGGTGCTGCCTCCTGTCTCGATCCTCTTGTTTTCAATTGCAGGTAGCTTTAGGTTATTTCTGTTTAGTTATGTCAACCTCTTACCTTGTGTTCAGGAATATGAGCTGCTAAGATTCCCTGTTATGTTGCGAAATTTGTTTCTGATGCAGGTCGTTAAGAGAGTTGGACTTTCAAAAAACATTTTTTCAAGGGCTGTTCTGTTTGCCGGAGAGCTGAATCACCCTTGTCTCATTGAATTTATCTTGCTTTTCTGGAAGAGTACTTAACGTTGAGTCTCTTGAGAGACTGATGGCCAGATGTCCAAACATAAAAAGTCTCAGGTGAAATGGTAGCATCACTGCAGATAAACTTCGCAGGATATTAGTTAAAGCTCCTCAGTTGGTGGACTTGGGGATGGGGTACCTTATCGGTACTGGTCCACTTTTAGATATTTGTAATGCACTATATGGTGCTCTAGGCAAGTGTACTTCGATTAGGAGCTTGTCTTTGGGGATCATCGATTTGGGTAGTCGCTTACTGCCTGCTGTCTATCCAATCTGCCACAACTTGACATCCTTGAAACTCAGCCCTTGTTTAATCTCTGCTGATTTTAACAGACTGATTCGTCGATGCATCAAGTTAGAGTGCCTATGGGTTAGTTCTATACATAACTGTCTCTGGTTTCTTTTCTTGATAATTACGTACATGGCATGCATGACAGATAATGTTATTTTTATAGTTTCAAGGTACATTCATTACAGATGAAGAGTTCTGTGTTTTGGCTTCTAACTTGTAAAGAGCTGCAGGAATTAAGGATTATTGACAGTCCAGTTCGTCGTAATCTTCATATTACTGAACAAGGGTTGGTTGCTCTGTCAGCGGTTGCCCAAAGcttaaaaattgaattatatatgtaacGAGATTTCTAATGAAGCACTGATAACTGTGGCAGAAAATTGTCCCAATTTAGTTAGTTTCACACTGCACAATAGTTGGGAATGCATAGGCAAAAGAGTTGAAGATGTGATGGCTATGCAGCCTCTTGACGAAGGTTTTGGGGCAATTGTACGGTTATGCAAAGGCCTTAAGCGGCTGAGACTCTGTGGGCGTTTAACTGATCAAGTATTCCTTTACATGGGGAAGTATGCTAAGCATCTTGAGGTGCTCACTGTAAACTTGATAAAGGTCACTACGTTGGGGCCTAGAAACAGAacctttttggattttcaagtacCCCACTTTGCTGGAGACAGCGAAAAGGGAATTCTCTATGTGTTGAATGGGTGCAAGAAACTGAAAGAACTTGATATCAGGAATAGCAGCTTTGGTAACGCGACACTCCTGGAGGACGTAAGGAAGTATGAATGGATGCAATGCCTTTATATAGAGAATTGTCAAATGAACTTTGGAGCATGCAAGCAACTGGCACATGAGATGCCTAGCCTCAATGTGGAGATCATTCGCAAGAAGACCATGAGGCCACCAGGGAACAATACGGTGATCATTAACCCTGGTGATAACGATAAAATAAACAAGATGTACTTGTATCGTACGCTTGTTGTCCCCAGAAAAGATGCACCTGATTATGTTCTGACGTTGTAGAGGACATCTCTACTTTCGCCGTGCTGCAGTGAGTTcatttatttaagttttatttattgAAACAGGTTGATGTTTGAACTGAAGTTTTCCCCTTTTATCTCAACGGAATACATTGTTCTATAATGATCTCATTTCTCAATTCATCAGCTTCTCATGAACTTCGTTTTTGGGACTATATTATATACTAGTAGGGATATTCCAAGAAGAACATTTTCTGAATTTGGATAAATTGCTTTGTCTggagaaaatatttataaatgcTAATATGTGCAGAATGTATGAATCTTATCTCCCCTTCTACCTATTATATTCCTAAAGGAGTCATGAGTTGCTTACTCTATACACACACCTTTAATATTAAGTTGTTTCTTCTGTTCCCCT comes from Capsicum annuum cultivar UCD-10X-F1 chromosome 2, UCD10Xv1.1, whole genome shotgun sequence and encodes:
- the LOC107858923 gene encoding uncharacterized protein LOC107858923 isoform X2, coding for MMINQLLRVMIMNNLCLDMEVGILKINLPSLYYFLAALKDNWKLAEPILKKDPSFARQKISDRGETVLHIAAAARSTRFLRELVKLMEVGDLELPNNDGSTAFCFAAASGLVEIAKAMTERNKNLPNIRGEDGVLPITMAALVGNKDMVSYLFEVTSLDVLQQKERFELLETTIQNEMYEVALNVFKKDRKLASSVLEGNVSVLYALSQKSLAISNQGGDLKRFIVGACSPVWRKFVSAISMARRQFIPWFKVQIIPEKYVLKKQAGLLLEELWTECQRSAEDKLLELVEKERLLHSAATAGNVEFLAVVIRNHPDLIWKVDDENRTIFHVAVLNREEKVFSLIRQIGAIKDLIILIVDNDGNNILHLAGKLGQPIRKQKIGQMEVLKNKLLQSVPPNADNIFGESLQQLFREIEIIRHIMETQSVKEEEKIMPPSFLRVSGAALQMQREILWFKEVEKIVPPSLHKMINKDGKTPRQLFTEEHKLLLKEGERWMKDTANSCMIVATLIATMVFAAGFTVPGGNNSDNGIPVLLKLNGFTVFVISDAMALFSSIVSIIMFLSILTSRYAEDDFLVSLPAKLLFGLTTVFVSIVSMLLAFAATFFLIYSNHTGWEPKLTAACAAVPVALFACLQYKLWFDVVKSTYWSKFLFRQGKHSLY
- the LOC107858923 gene encoding uncharacterized protein LOC107858923 isoform X1 codes for the protein MDRNSSRYLSASDYDDQPVAQGYDNEQSVSRHGSRDIENQPPQPVLFLNGRKLKYLNVYQILYQAALKDNWKLAEPILKKDPSFARQKISDRGETVLHIAAAARSTRFLRELVKLMEVGDLELPNNDGSTAFCFAAASGLVEIAKAMTERNKNLPNIRGEDGVLPITMAALVGNKDMVSYLFEVTSLDVLQQKERFELLETTIQNEMYEVALNVFKKDRKLASSVLEGNVSVLYALSQKSLAISNQGGDLKRFIVGACSPVWRKFVSAISMARRQFIPWFKVQIIPEKYVLKKQAGLLLEELWTECQRSAEDKLLELVEKERLLHSAATAGNVEFLAVVIRNHPDLIWKVDDENRTIFHVAVLNREEKVFSLIRQIGAIKDLIILIVDNDGNNILHLAGKLGQPIRKQKIGQMEVLKNKLLQSVPPNADNIFGESLQQLFREIEIIRHIMETQSVKEEEKIMPPSFLRVSGAALQMQREILWFKEVEKIVPPSLHKMINKDGKTPRQLFTEEHKLLLKEGERWMKDTANSCMIVATLIATMVFAAGFTVPGGNNSDNGIPVLLKLNGFTVFVISDAMALFSSIVSIIMFLSILTSRYAEDDFLVSLPAKLLFGLTTVFVSIVSMLLAFAATFFLIYSNHTGWEPKLTAACAAVPVALFACLQYKLWFDVVKSTYWSKFLFRQGKHSLY
- the LOC107857955 gene encoding protein AUXIN SIGNALING F-BOX 2-like; translation: MAVYEVVLHYLPEEVIEVVLGYLTSNQDRNAASLVCKSWYNAERLSRRKGSFRLFLFSYVNLLPCVQEYELLRFPVMLRNLFLMQVVKRVGLSKNIFSRAVLFAGELNHPCLIEFILLFWKNKLRRILVKAPQLVDLGMGYLIGTGPLLDICNALYGALGKCTSIRSLSLGIIDLGSRLLPAVYPICHNLTSLKLSPCLISADFNRLIRRCIKLECLWMKSSVFWLLTCKELQELRIIDSPVRRNLHITEQGLVALWECIGKRVEDVMAMQPLDEGFGAIVRLCKGLKRLRLCGRLTDQVFLYMGKYAKHLEVLTVNLIKVTTLGPRNRTFLDFQVPHFAGDSEKGILYVLNGCKKLKELDIRNSSFGNATLLEDVRKYEWMQCLYIENCQMNFGACKQLAHEMPSLNVEIIRKKTMRPPGNNTVIINPGDNDKINKMYLYRTLVVPRKDAPDYVLTL